The region GAAGAGATCCTCGAAAAGCTCCTGGCCCTGAACCTGTCGAGGGCGGTGTAGCCCCGCCGCCCCCGGCTGGGATGCCGTAGACGACGGCGGGCGCTCACGCCGGGACGCCAGGGCGCCAGGGGCGGTGGCCGCGCGGGACCGCGCGCCTCTTTGACGGGCCCACAGGGGGGCGATAGAATGAGCCGACGCGGTCGGGCGTGTGCCCGCCTGTCCGTCACCACCGCAGATTCGTTCTTCCGGAGACCGAGAGAGATGACTCCACTTCGCGTCGGCATCGTGGGCTCCAGGTTCGCCGCAGGCTTCCATGCCGACTGCTACCGCCGCCTGGACACGGCGGAGGTCGTGGCCGTGGCCGCCATCGACAACCTCGAGCCGTTCGCGGCCGAATGGGGCATCCCCGACACGTACGAGGACTACCGGCAGATGCTGGCGCACGCCGACGTCGACCTGGTGAGCGTCTGCCTGCCCAACTTCCTGCACCACGAGGTGGCCGTGGCGGCCGCCGAGGCCGGCAAGCACGTGATCTGCGAGAAGCCGCTGGCCACGACCGTGGCCGACGGCGAGCGCGTGATCGACGCCTGCGCAAAGGCCGGCGTGAAGCTGTTCTACGCCGAGGACTGGGTGTTTGCGCCGAGCCTGATGCGCGTGGGCGAGATCCTGGCCGAGGGGGCCGTCGGCGAGGTACTGTACCTGAAGGCCAAGGAGGTCCACAACGGGTCGCATTCGCCCTTCGCCAAGAAGAAGAGCACCTGCGGCGGCGGCTCGCTGATCCACCTGGGCATCCACCCGATCGGCTACGCCCTCTACCTGCTGGGCGGGGCCGACAATCCGGTCGTGGAGGTGGTGGGGCAGACGACCGGCGGGCTGGCCGACAACTTTGTGCACAAGGACTTCGAGGGCGAGGACTGGGCCGTGGGCGTGCTGAAATTCCGCGACGGCCGTCGCGCCTTCATCGAGGGCAACTACATCACCGTGGGCGGTATGGACGACGTGGTGGAGATCTACGGCACCGAAGGCGTCGTCAAAGTGGCACTGACGTTCGGCTCGAACGTGGACGTCTACTCGCGCAAGGGCTACGGCTACGCGATCGAGAAGGCCGACTTCACCCACGGCTGGACCAAGCCGGCGGTCGACGAGTTCTACAACCTGGGCTACGTGCGCGAGATCGAGTACTTCGTCGACTGCATCCTGAAGGACCAGGAGCCCAGGTACGGCGTCAACGGGCAGGCGGGGCTGGAGTGCCTCAAGGTCGTCCAGGCGCTGTACCGCTCGGCCGCCGAGGGCCGCGCGGTGCGCGGGCCGTTCTGAAACGCAACGCACCCGGAGGAAGACCGGGACAGGAGCACCATGCCCAGATACACGGACTTCGACGTGCCGGTGGAGGTGGCGGGCGTGCGGATGCGCAATCCGTTCTACGTCTCCAGCGGCCCGACGACGATGACGATCGAACAGTTGGAGCGCATCCAGGCGACGGGCTGGGGCGGCGCCTCGCTGAAGCTCACGGTGGACCCCCTCCCCTACATCAACCGGCACCCGCGCTACGGCTACTACCCGCAGAAGGGCTTCCTGACGTTCACCGCGGAGCGCCGGCTGGTCCTGGACGAACTGCTGCGCCTGATCGAGGAGGGCCGCCGCCGCACGCCCGAACTGGTGCTGTGGTCCAACATCACCTACGCCGGCGATGCGGGCCTGGAGGGCTGGGCGGAGATGGCGCGCCGCTGCGAGGCCGCCGGCGCGCACGTGAACGAACTGAACATGTGCTGCCCGAACATGTCGTTCAACCTGGAGGTGAGCGGCCGCGACACCGGCGGGCCGCGCACGGGCGCCAGCCTGGGGCAGAATGAGCGCGCCGTGGCGCAGATCGTGCGCGCGTGCAAGGAGGCCACGTCCATCCCCCTGTTCGTCAAGATCACGCCGGAGGGCGGCGATCAGGCGGCGATCGCCGCAGCGGCCCTCGAGGCCGGGGCCGACGCCGTGGGCGGCAACGGCAACCGACTGGGCATCCCCCCGCTGGACCTGGACCGGCCCACCAGGTCTTCGTTCGCGCTGCAGGAAGAGATCAGCATGGCCTGCATGAACGGCGAGTGGCTGAAACCCCTGGCCCTGCGCGACGTCTACACGATGCGGCGCCGGGTGGGGCCCGACGCCGTGCTGACGGCCACGGGCGGCGTGAGCACCTGGCAGGACGCCGTGGAGATGATGATGTGCGGGGCGGACCTGGTGGGCCTCTGCACGGCCACGCTGGTCAAGGGGTTCGGCTTCATGCCGGAGTTCATCCACGGGTTCAGGCAGTACATGGCCGAGAAGGGCTACGCGACCCCGCGCGCCATGCGCGACATCGTTGTGCCGGCCATCACGGCGGCGCCGGACCTGACGATCTACCCCGGCCACGCGCAGAAGATCCGCGACGGGCTGGTGGC is a window of Candidatus Brocadiaceae bacterium DNA encoding:
- a CDS encoding Gfo/Idh/MocA family oxidoreductase yields the protein MTPLRVGIVGSRFAAGFHADCYRRLDTAEVVAVAAIDNLEPFAAEWGIPDTYEDYRQMLAHADVDLVSVCLPNFLHHEVAVAAAEAGKHVICEKPLATTVADGERVIDACAKAGVKLFYAEDWVFAPSLMRVGEILAEGAVGEVLYLKAKEVHNGSHSPFAKKKSTCGGGSLIHLGIHPIGYALYLLGGADNPVVEVVGQTTGGLADNFVHKDFEGEDWAVGVLKFRDGRRAFIEGNYITVGGMDDVVEIYGTEGVVKVALTFGSNVDVYSRKGYGYAIEKADFTHGWTKPAVDEFYNLGYVREIEYFVDCILKDQEPRYGVNGQAGLECLKVVQALYRSAAEGRAVRGPF